The following are encoded together in the Glycine max cultivar Williams 82 chromosome 8, Glycine_max_v4.0, whole genome shotgun sequence genome:
- the LOC100527126 gene encoding RING-H2 finger protein, producing the protein MYASTSFTSQMVHDLLMDTNSRKLLLQDPLLHQSMNSANSPDAMSYNTTDSYFKGRDFDANVVMILSVLLCAVICSLGLNSIIKCVLRCSNIVINNNDPSSSSVSYNNPSPRLANTGIKKKALKTFPTVSYSTEMKLPGLDTECVICLSEFANGDKVRILPKCNHGFHVRCIDKWLSSHSSCPKCRQCLIETCKKIVGSQIQPVPPVPESTIIRIQPLEPEGLERNYREVC; encoded by the coding sequence ATGTATGCTTCAACTTCCTTTACTTCACAAATGGTCCATGACCTTCTCATGGACACAAACTCAAGAAAGTTACTCCTTCAAGATCCACTTCTTCACCAATCAATGAACTCAGCCAACTCCCCAGATGCCATGAGTTACAACACAACAGACTCATACTTCAAAGGTCGCGACTTCGATGCAAATGTTGTCATGATACTCTCGGTCCTGTTATGTGCTGTTATTTGCTCACTCGGGTTGAACTCCATCATAAAGTGTGTCCTAAGATGTTCAAACATAGTCATCAATAACAATGACCCTTCTTCTTCAAGTGTGAGCTACAACAACCCTTCACCGAGATTGGCCAACACAGGAATCAAGAAGAAAGCCCTCAAGACTTTTCCTACTGTGAGCTACTCAACAGAGATGAAACTTCCCGGTTTGGACACAGAGTGTGTGATTTGCCTCTCGGAGTTTGCCAATGGTGATAAAGTGCGCATTTTGCCAAAGTGCAACCATGGTTTCCACGTTCGCTGCATTGACAAGTGGCTAAGTTCACACTCATCATGCCCCAAGTGCAGACAGTGCCTCATTGAGACATGTAAGAAAATTGTTGGATCCCAAATACAACCAGTGCCACCTGTGCCAGAAAGTACCATTATAAGGATCCAACCACTAGAACCTGAAGGTCTGGAGCGTAACTATAGAGAAGTATGTTAg